In Phaseolus vulgaris cultivar G19833 chromosome 10, P. vulgaris v2.0, whole genome shotgun sequence, a single genomic region encodes these proteins:
- the LOC137815894 gene encoding DNA N(6)-methyladenine demethylase ALKBH1D-like — protein sequence MSGSFPVVLSKRKVRNYSLSWSPSSNSIGDKHPQLMSNFQFSICPSTTTITAFKPRNFKRTRVDVEVTKSSGDHFENTKLPLTKKVSQTNLSTPNDESPQCCWKKPDSVNTSYYNRNSRSNYAAVGGQKLDSSVNRPQFRPYDICFHRRRNHALIGATLPVQNKGSRIEIQEEWTKGFVLRPGMVLLKKFISHDEQVGIVKVCRELGLGLGGFYQPGYANGAKLRLKMMCLGMDWDPQTYKYGN from the exons ATGTCTGGTAGTTTCCCTGTAGTGCTGTCTAAAAGGAAAGTGAGGAATTATTCACTCTCTTGGTCACCTAGTTCCAATTCAATTGGTGACAAACACCCTCAGTTAATgtcaaattttcaattttcaatttgtcCATCAACTACCACTATTACTGCTTTTAAACCAAGAAATTTCAAGAGAACTCGAGTTGATGTAGAAGTGACTAAGTCCAGTGGAGACCATTTTGAAAATACCAAGTTACCACTTACAAAGAAAGTTTCACAGACTAACTTGTCAACTCCCAATGATGAATCGCCTCAATGTTGTTGGAAGAAACCTGATTCTGTCAATACATCTTATTATAATAGAAACAGCCGTTCAAACTATGCTGCAGTCGGTGGTCAGAAGTTGGATTCTTCAGTTAACAGGCCACAGTTCAGACCATATGACATTTGCTTTCATAGAAGAAGAAATCATGCTTTGATAGGAGCTACTTTGCCTGTACAAAACAAGGGAAGTAGAATTGAGATTCAGGAGGAATGGACAAAAGGGTTTGTGTTGAGACCTGGTATGGTTCTATTGAAAAAATTCATAAGCCATGATGAACAG GTGGGGATAGTGAAAGTTTGTCGTGaacttggtcttggtcttggagGATTCTATCAACCAGGATATGCAAATGGAGCGAAACTTCGATTGAAGATGATGTGTCTTGGAATGGATTGGGATCCTCAGACCTATAAATATGGAaattga